The DNA segment TCACCACCACGCTCTCCTTCATTCGCTATGTGCCAGTCACACTTGGGTCTTTCTGCTTCTCTAAGATGCCGTTGTCATCTCAGGGCCTTTCCACCTGCAGTACCTCTACCTGGAATGCTGTTCCCCCAGATCTTCCCAGGGCTAGCCTAAACGTCCCTTCCAGTATCCCTTCCTGACTGTCCTACCTAATGCTATGGCCCCTTCCAGTCACTTCGTGTCACCCCACACTTACCTTGGTAGCATTTGTTACTGTCATATAGTTTTTGATGCCTTATTTAGTGTCTGACATCCTGCTCTAATCTAAGCGCCTTGAGCTTGTCTTTGATCACTGctgcatccccagtgcctagagcTGTACCTGGCTCAGtgtttaataaaatgtttcttgacatcccttccctcccttcctccttctacaCCCTCTTCCCACTAACCTGGGGACTCTGCAGGAGGAGCTGGCTCTCTCCCACCCTCAGTGCCAGGGTGTGGGGGCCCATTAGCTGGCAGGCGGCCACATGGCCATAGCTGACACTGTGGATGGGCTCTGTCTCACCCGGCCGGGAGAGGGACATGGCCTTGGCTCCCAAGCCCAGGCATAGCTTCTGTGGAGTGCCCCCACCAGGCTCCTACGGACAGATAGGTAGAGTCAGGGTGGAAGGAGGGGACCCTGCAGCAttatttttggtggggggagatggCTGTGAGCAGGGAGTTTCCCGGTCCCCTCTGTGATCCACACGGCATGTGTGGTGGGCCTTAAGGCTCCGTAGAGGTGAGAGCCCAAGGGCCAGTGACTCCTGGGGTTTGAGATGGGCAGCTGTCCTGGGCGCAGGGAGTGCAATGACCCACAGGGGGGCCTGTGGCTCTGGGGCAGAGGTATAGGGCTTGGGCCACCAGagtcccctctcccttctccccctcaccGTGCTCAGCTCCAGAACGTCATACCGAGCAGCGCCGAACCCTGGACACTGCGCCGCCAGAGCCAGGTAGGCGGCCATGGCCTCAGCTCGGTAGCGGGGGGCCCCGGAGGGCCTGCGGGGCCCGAGGTCTGCTTAGCCAGCTGCAGGAAGAGCTCGTCGCGGAGCGCGGGCAGGTCCCGGCAGGTCTGGAGCACACCCTGCATCAGGGGCCCGGGGCGCCGCGCCCCCTCCAGCGCCTGCAGCGCCAGGAACAGCCGCACCGCCTCCTCGCGCAAGGGTGCGTAGCCCGGACCTGCGGGAGGGTGGGGGCGGAGGGACGGTTTGGAGAGGGGACACAGAGCTGGGCCCTGGAAGGAAGGCATGAACCAGGGAAAGGTCAGAGGGAGTGtaaggggggcagggggtggcaaGGAGGGGAGAGTACGAACGACAGGAAGAGTGAAGGGAAAGCAGTGGtccccactgagcctcccaggcacctcCCCCTCCGGCCACTAAGGCTGCACTCTGAGTTAGTGAGCTGCAGGGGCTGACTAAGGGACACAGGTGCAAGCCCCAGATTCTGTAATTGGGCACTAAGAGCCATCACCACAGGCCAGAAACAGGCTGGACGGGGAGTCGGGAAACAAGGGTTCTTCTCCCAGCTCCCCTTAATCTTCTAGTTTTAAGACCCAGACTAGTCACTATTCCTTTTTGGGATGAGGTATAGCTAGATGAGGCCAGCACGTTCTCCCAAAGTGCTGGCTTTTCCAGCAGTTGGAAACATAGTATGACAGGGTCttaagagtaaaatgaaaaatagagtgTAAAAACTCACGAAGGAGTATCAGTAGTGGGAATGAGACCCATAGAGAAGGGGGGGGGCTTTTTTCCTGTGCTggcttccctctcctccaccctggGTATCAGTCTGGTCAGCTTCCATTCTCAGCCCTTTGAAAAGTGAGGGGCGGGTACCCCTTTGGACTTCTAAGTCCCTGTGAAGTGAAGCATTTGGATTCCCCATCCAAGGGACTGGAGTCATGCCACCACTCACCTGGGGCGCTGACACCGTAGGGCAGCGGCAGGAGTGGAGCATACAAGGCACCACTGGTGTGCCTCAGAATTGGGTTCCGACGGTAAATAAGGGCCACGGCTTCCGGGTCCCCGCAACTCTCCTAGAAGCCAGGGAAGGAGTCACAGGGATGGAAAAGGGGGCTCCCCATGAACTCAGAAAGCTTCTGGGtccacccccttcctccttctccacgAAGTCCCCTCTTTCACACCTGAATGTCCCTAAGCAGCAGCTGGGTAGGGGTCTCCAGCGGCGCCTTGGACGCTATCACTTCTCTCAGCGCCACCCCCCAGCGTTCCGCCTCGGCCTGGCGCGGGGAGCAGAGCCGGACGCTGTGCTTCCGGCCAGACACGGTCACT comes from the Ailuropoda melanoleuca isolate Jingjing chromosome 13, ASM200744v2, whole genome shotgun sequence genome and includes:
- the PLEKHH3 gene encoding LOW QUALITY PROTEIN: pleckstrin homology domain-containing family H member 3 (The sequence of the model RefSeq protein was modified relative to this genomic sequence to represent the inferred CDS: deleted 2 bases in 1 codon), whose product is MPLPGGLWWLLCCRRGFTLLHRDYGDGELSGDGDEDEDEETFELRTPSPAGGGRGPLDVTLTQPVRSGPVSDRLQSWEETRSLIPEKGPPEEDPDVVVKGWLYREPRGGGARPWLPPRRAWFVLTRDSLDQFSSSGKGARRLGSLVLTSLCSVTGPERRPKETGLWSVTVSGRKHSVRLCSPRQAEAERWGVALREVIASKAPLETPTQLLLRDIQESCGDPEAVALIYRRNPILRHTSGALYAPLLPLPYGVSAPGPGYAPLREEAVRLFLALQALEGARRPGPLMQGVLQTCRDLPALRDELFLQLAKQTSGPAGPPGPPATAEAMAAYLALAAQCPGFGAARYDVLELSTEPGGGTPQKLCLGLGAKAMSLSRPGETEPIHSVSYGHVAACQLMGPHTLALRVGESQLLLQSPQVEEIMQLVNAYLPNPSSERPSSSPSPPCQDLPDTSPPSQHPGLDEPQGQSGCLGQLQD